TATTGTGCTTACCGAGGGAGCAAAAGGAATGAATGGGGCTGTTGAAAAAGCGAAAGAATTGGGAAAGCATCATAAAAACAGTTATATACCCCAGCAATTTGAAAATGAAGCAAATTCTGAAGCTCACCGGAAAACGACTGCTGAAGAGATATGGAAAGATACTGATGGTAAAGTAGATTATTTTGTTAGCGGTATTGGTACCGGAGGTACAATTACGGGAGTTGGAGAAGTCTTAAAAAAAAGGAAACCTTCGGTAAAAATCATCGGGGTTGAACCGTTTGATTCTCCGCTTCTTTCCGAAGGTAAGGCAGGTCCTCATAAGATTCAGGGCATTGGGGCAAATTTTATTCCAAAGATTCTTAATAAAAAGATTATAGATGAATATATTAAAGTGAAAAATGAAGACGCGGGAAATACGGCGAAAATACTTGCAAAAGAAGAAGGTATTCTTGCGGGGATATCTTCAGGGGCTGCTCTATGGGCGGCATTAGAAATAGCAAAGAGACCGGAGAGCAAGAATAAATTAATTGTGGCGCTGTTGCCGGATACAGGAGAAAGATACCTTTCGACGTGGTTATTTCAGGAATTCCTGAAGTAATAATTACTAAGATCAAAGCACTAAGCACTAAAAATAAGGAGGTTTATAATATAAGCTCAAAGATTTTGTTTAAGATTTAGTTGTTAAGTATTAATGCTTGTTTAGTGCTTAGAATTTAAGTCTTAGTAATTTTCTGCGGGTTTCGAATTTTAAACCTGAGAGG
The Candidatus Firestonebacteria bacterium RIFOXYD2_FULL_39_29 DNA segment above includes these coding regions:
- a CDS encoding cysteine synthase A encodes the protein MSGIYKDITKTIGNTPLVRINKLNAGLNGTIAVKLESFNPIHSVKERIALAMIEDAEKKGLLKKDTVIIEPTSGNTGIGLAFVAAQRGYKLILTMPETMSLERRAILRIFGADIVLTEGAKGMNGAVEKAKELGKHHKNSYIPQQFENEANSEAHRKTTAEEIWKDTDGKVDYFVSGIGTGGTITGVGEVLKKRKPSVKIIGVEPFDSPLLSEGKAGPHKIQGIGANFIPKILNKKIIDEYIKVKNEDAGNTAKILAKEEGILAGISSGAALWAALEIAKRPESKNKLIVALLPDTGERYLSTWLFQEFLK